The Manis javanica isolate MJ-LG chromosome 2, MJ_LKY, whole genome shotgun sequence genome contains a region encoding:
- the POLE3 gene encoding DNA polymerase epsilon subunit 3: MAERPEDLNLPNAVITRIIKEALPDGVNISKEARSAISRAASVFVLYATSCANNFAMKGKRKTLNATDVLAAMEEMEFQRFITPLKEALEAYRREQKGKKEASEQKKKDKDKKPDSEEQDKSRDEDNDEEEERLEEEEQNEEEDVDN; encoded by the exons ATGGCAGAGAGGCCCGAGGACCTAAACCTGCCCAATGCCGTCATCACCAGGATCATCAAGGAGGCG CTCCCGGACGGTGTCAACATTTCCAAGGAGGCCCGGAGCGCCATCTCCCGCGCTGCCAGCGTCTTCGTGCTGTACGCCACATCCTG TGCCAACAACTTTGCCATGAAAGGAAAACGCAAGACACTTAACGCCACTGATGTGCTCGCAGCCATGGAGGAGATGGAGTTCCAGCGGTTCATTACCCCATTAAAAGAAGCTTTGGAAG CATATAGGAGGGAGCAGAAAGGCAAGAAGGAAGCTTCAGAACAAAAGAAGAAGGACAAAGACAAAAAACCAGATTCGGAAGAACAAGACAAGAGCAGGGATGAGGACAATGATGAAGAGGAGGAAAGGCTGGAGGAAGAAGAACAGAATGAGGAGGAGGACGTGGACAACTGA